The Anabaena sp. PCC 7108 region ATTTACCGAACTTGATATGACAATAGTTTCAGTATTTAATTCACATAATCCGTAAATTACTAATTAGTATTTAACAAGAAGGAATTAGAAAAATGGCAACAATTCACTTTATTGATGGTGAAAAAGGTGGAGTAGGTAAGTCATTATTTGCACGAGTCATGGTACAATATTGCCTTGATAAACAACTGCCATACGTGCTGGTAGAAGCTGACCCAAGTAACCCAGATGTGGGTGTATTTTACCCAGAAAATATCCAAACTGCAATTTTTAGTGAATCAGAACGTAAAGTTTATGCTGCTGATGCAATTTTTAATTTAGCACTGACAACTCCTGTGATTGTCAATTTGCCTGCTCACGTAACTAGAGCAGTGAATGATTGGATTGAGCGGAATCAAATACTAGAAATGGGAACTAAGCATAAAGTTGATATCTGCAAGTGGTTTGTTGGTAACGGTGGATATGATAGCGTTCAGTTATTGATTCAATCTTTAAACCACTTTGAAGGCAAGATTAAGCACGTCTTTGTTCGCAATTTTGGTTTATGCGATGATTGGAAACACGTAGATGAACGAGAGGATTTACAAGAGTTAATTCAAGTTCAAAAAGTACCTATAATTAACTTTCCTAAGTTTAGTTATCGAGAGCGGGATTTACTTGATGCAACGCGGATCAACTTTTCTCAAGCTTTCTTAACTGCTGAGTTGGGTGTTTTGGGTCAGCAGCGTTTGCATAGTTTTCTTAAAAAAGCTTATGAAGAAATTGGCAAAGCGCAAGTATGGAATGTGGGTCAACCTGCGGCTAATAAATTATCACTAGATATAGCCTATTTTGGTAGCCCTCAAAGAAACTATTGCCATAATGAAGATTGATGCAGCTATTCAAGAATGTTCTATCACGTAGAGGAGAGATGAAGAATGATGCTCAAAGAACTACTTCTCCAAGAAATTGAATCCACTCCAGACAGCATTCTGGCTGAAACCCTAGACTTTTTACGCTTTCTCAAAGCCAAGGAAACCCAAACACAGCCCAAAGTAGAAGTAGCTGAAGAACCTACTCACACAAGAGTAAATTCCACAGCCAGCTACATCCTAGAACACTTGAAAACGATTGGTAAATGGGAAGGTGATGATTTACAAGAGTGCCTCCAGCTAGTTTATGCCACTCGTGGCAAGGCCAAATTTGATGACGATAACCCCTTTGAATAATGTACCTATTAGGTATTGAGCCGAGATACGTGTAAAAACCTGCAAGATAGTCTGGAAACGCTTACTGTGTCTAGCTTTCATCAATTTCCACCCCCATCCTTATAAGGTTTTCCACACAGAGGACAAAACTTATACCTCAACGACACCACCAACTCACCACAATTAGTACAACTAGACCGTAATTGCGTACCGCATAGATAACAAAACCTAGCCCGAACATTCCCCCACATTGAATCCACAGCACCACCAGGATTCCAACATTGGGGGCAAAACTTAATTGCTGCCATTGCCTGGGAAGCTTCCCCCCTGACAACAGCTTGCAAATACTCAACAGGCACAGACAAAGCTAAAGCAAGTCCGCCAAGAGTTTTATGGCTGAGTTTCCTTGTCAATCCCCGTTCAATTTTCCCCACAGAACGAGAATGAACACCAGCCGCATTCGCCACCTCAAACTGAGTTAAATTGAGTTCCTTTCTCATCCGCAAAACATAGTCGGACAGAGATTCTCCTGGTTTGGGAATTTTAAAAGTATCCATAAAACGCTGCCAATATTTCTCCCTAAAAGATATATAATTCAGGAATAAATAACCTTGCTAAAAACACACAAATTTCCGTGAAGCAAGCTGTCACATTAGCCACCGTTGCCGTCAAATTTTTAGAACGGACTGGACTAGCACCCAGTACCATAAAAACCTATGAACTAACCCTCTTAAACTTCCTAGCAGAGTATGGAAGTTGGCCAATCGAAATTATCAGTAAGCAAACATTAATAGAGTATCTAGATAGCCTTTCCCATTTAAAATACACAACCCACCACAAGCATCAAGCAATACTGCAAAGTCTATTTAACTTCGCCGTCCAACAAGAGTATATAAAAATCAACCCAATTCAGGGATTAAAATAGCGTCTCCCACAACGAGAAAAAGGCGAACATAAAAGCGATACTCCCATAAGATATCTAACATCAGACCAGCTAAATATCCTCTACCAAGTAACAAAAAATGACCTGCGACTGTCAGCAATAATTCATCTATTGCATCGCACAGGATGCAGAATAGGAGAGCTTTTAGCCCTGAATATATCAGACCTAGATATCAAAAATCAGAAATTTCAGGTATTGGGAAAAGGCAACAAACAACGATGGTGCTTTTATAGCGATGATGCTGCCCAATCACTAAATAAATATTTCCAACACACACGACATCAAAACATCAACGCACTGTTCACAGCACAACATCCAGTTACCCTCAAAGTCAGTAGAATTAGCTATCATACCTTGCATGATTATTGGCGAGAAATTACCAGCACAAATCCCGAATTAAATGGTGTACGCATCCATGATTTACGCCATACTTATGCTACAGAACGAGTTGGATTAATCAGCATAGAAGAATTACGCTCACTCATGGGACATGAAAGCATTCAAACCACATTACGTTACCAGAAAGTTACCTCCCAAAAAGCCGAATTAGCCGCCCGTCATGCCTTAAATATGCTGATTAATCCAGAACCACAAAGCTGAACTGAATCACCCGAATACCAGAAATGTTGACAACCTTTTTAACCAGAAAAACAGCATTTTGATTGGCATTGTCAATTTTTACCCAAAAGAATATAAAATACTCTTTGGTAAAGGAGTGAGGGATAAAACCTTTTTGGGTAATCTTAGTATTAT contains the following coding sequences:
- a CDS encoding zinc ribbon domain-containing protein gives rise to the protein MDTFKIPKPGESLSDYVLRMRKELNLTQFEVANAAGVHSRSVGKIERGLTRKLSHKTLGGLALALSVPVEYLQAVVRGEASQAMAAIKFCPQCWNPGGAVDSMWGNVRARFCYLCGTQLRSSCTNCGELVVSLRYKFCPLCGKPYKDGGGN